In the genome of bacterium, the window AGCGGTAAAGAAATCTATTTGCGGTCTAAGCATGCCCATTCACATTTACGCACACGCAAATCCGGTGAATAAGTTTTCGACACCGATGAGCGACATATCGTTTACTGGAAAGATAGCCCGGTGGATGTTTATCTCGTAGTCAAAACCAGCGATGAGCGAATTCGTTGGATGAATATTTCGCAAGCAATCAAGCATCAAGCCGAGAAATCCAATCAAATTGTTTTTGTTGGAGAGACTCTTGATGATACGAGTCTGCTTAAACTAAGAGTGCAAGTTTTAGGGTTACCGGTAGGTATGGAAAGCAAGAAGAAGTAATTGCGCTACACAACCCTACCAATTCTTCGGAAGAGGTAACTCTTCCGTCGGAAAGCCGTACGAAAGCAGATGCTGACGGAACCGGGAAAAATCCTGCGCGGAGAGATGTGGCAGTCGGTAATGCTGGTGTTCGACGCATTTCTTTGCATGATGGTAATGCGCAAGAATCGCACTGTGGAAGATGGGTTCTGTAGTTGGATTCACCCGCTCTGTTTGCGCTTGCCATACAAGGTAACGACCATAATTGATCGAAAATAGCATCGCATCGAGATCGGGCGAAGCTGGCGTGATATGTGTTGCAATTTCGTCGAGTAACGTTTTTGCCGCAACACCATCGCCGCGCAACAACTTCAATTCGACAATACGATCCAACACCCGGGACAATTCCGGTTGCTTGGTTTCGCGAGCGATTGCAACCGTTTGCTCTAAGATATCGTTCGCCTCATCCAAGTACCCTTGTTCCATTCGTAGCGCTGCATACGCAGCCAATGCAATCACTTCAAATTCGCGATACCCTAAATTGCGGTTGGCTTCCACCGCTTTTAAATATTCGTGATACGCCTGATCAAAATCACCCAACTCGTGATAAGCCGCCCCAATATTGAAACAAGTTATTGCCTGCGAACGAAGATTATCCAAGCGAGTGTGAATCTCCCTTGCCCGCAGATAACACTCTAACGCCTCCTCGATTTGACCAGTACTGCGCAATAGTGTTCCGTAGTTGTTGAGAATCGTTCCTTCGGAACGAAGATTACCGATTTCACGATGGATGGCGATGGCTTCAAAATACTTCTCCGATGCTTTGTCGATTTCACCACGGCCATAGTCGATTGCCGCAAGGTGCCCTAAAACAGCGCCTTGCATCTTTCGCAGCTTGTGGGTGGAAACGTACTCCCAAGCATCGTTGTACAACCGGTACGCCTCGTCCAAATCGCCATGTTTCTCATAAACGATTCCGAGATC includes:
- a CDS encoding tetratricopeptide repeat protein; translated protein: MPTEFEKIQREIAHSRAQGKLQQALAFAEQAVALAFSDADVAKQAYALCLRAGVYTDLGKLNDAFNDLSKAQTISETSGDQKLLTTIYISFGTHYRHTGLYPEAVEAYARAFANAQSINDTEGEAIAAGNLGAIYIEQGQWEDAKASLLHAIAIFRKSDKREKLVKMLIDLGIVYEKHGDLDEAYRLYNDAWEYVSTHKLRKMQGAVLGHLAAIDYGRGEIDKASEKYFEAIAIHREIGNLRSEGTILNNYGTLLRSTGQIEEALECYLRAREIHTRLDNLRSQAITCFNIGAAYHELGDFDQAYHEYLKAVEANRNLGYREFEVIALAAYAALRMEQGYLDEANDILEQTVAIARETKQPELSRVLDRIVELKLLRGDGVAAKTLLDEIATHITPASPDLDAMLFSINYGRYLVWQAQTERVNPTTEPIFHSAILAHYHHAKKCVEHQHYRLPHLSAQDFSRFRQHLLSYGFPTEELPLPKNW